The proteins below come from a single Miscanthus floridulus cultivar M001 chromosome 1, ASM1932011v1, whole genome shotgun sequence genomic window:
- the LOC136450063 gene encoding CBL-interacting protein kinase 9-like isoform X3: MGEPATASAAGRKTRVGPYEVGKTIGEGSFAKVKHARDSRTGAVRAIKVLDRNHVLRHKMVEQIKREISTMKLIKHPNVVQLHEVMASRTKIYMVLEFVDGGELFDKIVNSGRLGEDEARIYFHQLINAVDYCHSRGVYHRDLKPENLLLDSHGALKVSDFGLSAFAPQTKEDGLLHTACGTPNYVAPEVLADKGYDGMAADVWSCGIILFVLMAGYLPFDDANLMRLYKLICQANVSCPPWFSSGAKKFIKRILDPNPDTRITIAEILEDEWFKKDYKPPCFEQGEDVSLDDVDAAFNDSEGMVKRETSFTSQCTAQEIMTKIEDACGPLGFNVRKQNYKMKLKGDKSGRKGHLSVATEVFEVAPSLHMVELRKTGGDTLEFHNFYKNFSSELKDIVWKAESDASKKQTK, translated from the exons ATGGGGGAGCCCGCcacggcgtcggcggcggggaGGAAGACGCGGGTGGGCCCGTACGAGGTCGGCAAGACCATCGGGGAGGGCAGCTTCGCCAAGGTGAAGCACGCCCGCGACTCCCGCACCGGCGCCGTCCGCGCCATCAAGGTGCTCGACCGCAACCACGTCCTCCGCCACAAGATGGTCGAGCAG ATCAAACGGGAGATTTCGACTATGAAGCTAATCAAACATCCTAATGTGGTCCAGCTGCATGAG GTTATGGCGAGTAGAACGAAGATATACATGGTTCTTGAATTTGTTGATGGAGGCGAGTTATTCGATAAGATC GTCAATTCTGGAAGGCTAGGAGAGGATGAAGCTAGGATATACTTTCATCAACTTATAAATGCAGTTGATTATTGCCATAGCCGAGGAGTGTACCATAGAGATCTGAAG CCAGAGAATCTGCTTCTGGATTCACATGGAGCTCTTAAAGTTTCAGACTTCGGCCTAAGTGCATTTGCACCACAAACAAAA GAGGATGGGCTTCTGCATACTGCTTGTGGAACTCCAAACTATGTAGCACCTGAG GTGCTTGCTGATAAAGGCTATGATGGTATGGCTGCAGATGTATGGTCCTGTGGCATAATCTTATTTGTTCTTATGGCCGGATACTTACCCTTTGATGACGCCAATCTGATGAGACTGTACAAACTG ATCTGCCAAGCAAATGTTTCTTGCCCGCCATGGTTTTCTTCTGGAGCGAAGAAGTTTATTAAGCGCATTCTCGATCCTAATCCTGATACC AGGATCACAATTGCAGAAATTTTGGAAGATGAATGGTTCAAAAAAGACTATAAACCACCATGTTTTGAACAAGGCGAAGATGTTAGCCTTGACGACGTTGATGCTGCATTCAATGATTCAGAG GGAATGGTAAAGAGGGAAACATCTTTCACGTCTCAATGTACAGCACAGGAAATCATGACAAAAATAGAGGATGCATGTGGGCCACTTGGTTTCAACGTGCGGAAACAAAATTACAAG ATGAAATTGAAAGGTGACAAATCTGGAAGAAAAGGTCACTTATCTGTTGCAACTGAG GTTTTTGAGGTTGCTCCATCACTTCACATGGTTGAGCTTCGTAAAACCGGAGGAGACACATTGGAGTTCCACAAT TTCTACAAGAATTTCTCATCAGAGCTGAAAGATATCGTGTGGAAAGCTGAATCTGACGCAAGTAAGAAACAGACGAAGTGA
- the LOC136450063 gene encoding CBL-interacting protein kinase 9-like isoform X2, producing MGEPATASAAGRKTRVGPYEVGKTIGEGSFAKVKHARDSRTGAVRAIKVLDRNHVLRHKMVEQIKREISTMKLIKHPNVVQLHEVMASRTKIYMVLEFVDGGELFDKIVNSGRLGEDEARIYFHQLINAVDYCHSRGVYHRDLKEDGLLHTACGTPNYVAPEVLADKGYDGMAADVWSCGIILFVLMAGYLPFDDANLMRLYKLICQANVSCPPWFSSGAKKFIKRILDPNPDTRITIAEILEDEWFKKDYKPPCFEQGEDVSLDDVDAAFNDSEDRLVSEKREKPESMNAFALISRSQGFNLGNLFEKEMMGMVKRETSFTSQCTAQEIMTKIEDACGPLGFNVRKQNYKMKLKGDKSGRKGHLSVATEVFEVAPSLHMVELRKTGGDTLEFHNFYKNFSSELKDIVWKAESDASKKQTK from the exons ATGGGGGAGCCCGCcacggcgtcggcggcggggaGGAAGACGCGGGTGGGCCCGTACGAGGTCGGCAAGACCATCGGGGAGGGCAGCTTCGCCAAGGTGAAGCACGCCCGCGACTCCCGCACCGGCGCCGTCCGCGCCATCAAGGTGCTCGACCGCAACCACGTCCTCCGCCACAAGATGGTCGAGCAG ATCAAACGGGAGATTTCGACTATGAAGCTAATCAAACATCCTAATGTGGTCCAGCTGCATGAG GTTATGGCGAGTAGAACGAAGATATACATGGTTCTTGAATTTGTTGATGGAGGCGAGTTATTCGATAAGATC GTCAATTCTGGAAGGCTAGGAGAGGATGAAGCTAGGATATACTTTCATCAACTTATAAATGCAGTTGATTATTGCCATAGCCGAGGAGTGTACCATAGAGATCTGAAG GAGGATGGGCTTCTGCATACTGCTTGTGGAACTCCAAACTATGTAGCACCTGAG GTGCTTGCTGATAAAGGCTATGATGGTATGGCTGCAGATGTATGGTCCTGTGGCATAATCTTATTTGTTCTTATGGCCGGATACTTACCCTTTGATGACGCCAATCTGATGAGACTGTACAAACTG ATCTGCCAAGCAAATGTTTCTTGCCCGCCATGGTTTTCTTCTGGAGCGAAGAAGTTTATTAAGCGCATTCTCGATCCTAATCCTGATACC AGGATCACAATTGCAGAAATTTTGGAAGATGAATGGTTCAAAAAAGACTATAAACCACCATGTTTTGAACAAGGCGAAGATGTTAGCCTTGACGACGTTGATGCTGCATTCAATGATTCAGAG GACCGTCTTGTGTCAGAGAAAAGAGAAAAACCAGAATCCATGAATGCATTTGCCCTTATTTCGAGGTCACAGGGCTTCAACCTTGGAAATTTGTTTGAAAAGGAGATGATG GGAATGGTAAAGAGGGAAACATCTTTCACGTCTCAATGTACAGCACAGGAAATCATGACAAAAATAGAGGATGCATGTGGGCCACTTGGTTTCAACGTGCGGAAACAAAATTACAAG ATGAAATTGAAAGGTGACAAATCTGGAAGAAAAGGTCACTTATCTGTTGCAACTGAG GTTTTTGAGGTTGCTCCATCACTTCACATGGTTGAGCTTCGTAAAACCGGAGGAGACACATTGGAGTTCCACAAT TTCTACAAGAATTTCTCATCAGAGCTGAAAGATATCGTGTGGAAAGCTGAATCTGACGCAAGTAAGAAACAGACGAAGTGA
- the LOC136450063 gene encoding CBL-interacting protein kinase 9-like isoform X1 — protein MGEPATASAAGRKTRVGPYEVGKTIGEGSFAKVKHARDSRTGAVRAIKVLDRNHVLRHKMVEQIKREISTMKLIKHPNVVQLHEVMASRTKIYMVLEFVDGGELFDKIVNSGRLGEDEARIYFHQLINAVDYCHSRGVYHRDLKPENLLLDSHGALKVSDFGLSAFAPQTKEDGLLHTACGTPNYVAPEVLADKGYDGMAADVWSCGIILFVLMAGYLPFDDANLMRLYKLICQANVSCPPWFSSGAKKFIKRILDPNPDTRITIAEILEDEWFKKDYKPPCFEQGEDVSLDDVDAAFNDSEDRLVSEKREKPESMNAFALISRSQGFNLGNLFEKEMMGMVKRETSFTSQCTAQEIMTKIEDACGPLGFNVRKQNYKMKLKGDKSGRKGHLSVATEVFEVAPSLHMVELRKTGGDTLEFHNFYKNFSSELKDIVWKAESDASKKQTK, from the exons ATGGGGGAGCCCGCcacggcgtcggcggcggggaGGAAGACGCGGGTGGGCCCGTACGAGGTCGGCAAGACCATCGGGGAGGGCAGCTTCGCCAAGGTGAAGCACGCCCGCGACTCCCGCACCGGCGCCGTCCGCGCCATCAAGGTGCTCGACCGCAACCACGTCCTCCGCCACAAGATGGTCGAGCAG ATCAAACGGGAGATTTCGACTATGAAGCTAATCAAACATCCTAATGTGGTCCAGCTGCATGAG GTTATGGCGAGTAGAACGAAGATATACATGGTTCTTGAATTTGTTGATGGAGGCGAGTTATTCGATAAGATC GTCAATTCTGGAAGGCTAGGAGAGGATGAAGCTAGGATATACTTTCATCAACTTATAAATGCAGTTGATTATTGCCATAGCCGAGGAGTGTACCATAGAGATCTGAAG CCAGAGAATCTGCTTCTGGATTCACATGGAGCTCTTAAAGTTTCAGACTTCGGCCTAAGTGCATTTGCACCACAAACAAAA GAGGATGGGCTTCTGCATACTGCTTGTGGAACTCCAAACTATGTAGCACCTGAG GTGCTTGCTGATAAAGGCTATGATGGTATGGCTGCAGATGTATGGTCCTGTGGCATAATCTTATTTGTTCTTATGGCCGGATACTTACCCTTTGATGACGCCAATCTGATGAGACTGTACAAACTG ATCTGCCAAGCAAATGTTTCTTGCCCGCCATGGTTTTCTTCTGGAGCGAAGAAGTTTATTAAGCGCATTCTCGATCCTAATCCTGATACC AGGATCACAATTGCAGAAATTTTGGAAGATGAATGGTTCAAAAAAGACTATAAACCACCATGTTTTGAACAAGGCGAAGATGTTAGCCTTGACGACGTTGATGCTGCATTCAATGATTCAGAG GACCGTCTTGTGTCAGAGAAAAGAGAAAAACCAGAATCCATGAATGCATTTGCCCTTATTTCGAGGTCACAGGGCTTCAACCTTGGAAATTTGTTTGAAAAGGAGATGATG GGAATGGTAAAGAGGGAAACATCTTTCACGTCTCAATGTACAGCACAGGAAATCATGACAAAAATAGAGGATGCATGTGGGCCACTTGGTTTCAACGTGCGGAAACAAAATTACAAG ATGAAATTGAAAGGTGACAAATCTGGAAGAAAAGGTCACTTATCTGTTGCAACTGAG GTTTTTGAGGTTGCTCCATCACTTCACATGGTTGAGCTTCGTAAAACCGGAGGAGACACATTGGAGTTCCACAAT TTCTACAAGAATTTCTCATCAGAGCTGAAAGATATCGTGTGGAAAGCTGAATCTGACGCAAGTAAGAAACAGACGAAGTGA